The following coding sequences lie in one Arthrobacter sp. SLBN-122 genomic window:
- the iolB gene encoding 5-deoxy-glucuronate isomerase, producing the protein MTNWVYPLGTAADSKWDVSIGTSDSSFTVDGWAHTGLKVASVPAGAAVELPAADEERIVVPLNGSFTVTVDGTNYPLNGRPSVFSGPSDVLYSGTGRAVSISSADGGRVAVATAPAKAAYPTRLVTAAETPVELRGAGNCSRQVHNFGTPAALEADRFIVCEVLTPAGNWSSYPPHKHDEEKDGETSLEEIYYFETQAAAGSGAPSDADAIGYQRVYASDERPIDVSAEVRTGDVVLVPYGWHGPAMAAPGYDMYYLNVMAGPGPVREWLISDDPHHGWVRQTWESQNIDPRLPFGS; encoded by the coding sequence ATGACCAACTGGGTCTACCCCCTGGGCACTGCCGCCGACAGCAAATGGGACGTCTCAATCGGAACTTCCGATTCCTCCTTCACCGTGGACGGCTGGGCACACACCGGCCTGAAGGTGGCCAGCGTGCCTGCCGGCGCCGCCGTCGAACTCCCCGCCGCGGACGAGGAACGGATCGTGGTGCCCCTCAACGGGTCCTTCACCGTCACCGTTGACGGCACCAACTATCCGTTGAACGGCCGGCCCTCGGTGTTTTCCGGGCCCTCCGACGTGCTCTACTCAGGCACGGGCCGTGCCGTGAGCATCAGCTCGGCCGACGGCGGCCGCGTCGCCGTGGCCACGGCACCCGCCAAGGCCGCTTACCCCACCCGGCTCGTGACGGCGGCCGAAACACCGGTGGAACTGCGCGGCGCCGGCAACTGCTCACGCCAGGTCCACAACTTCGGTACACCTGCAGCACTCGAGGCGGACCGCTTCATTGTGTGCGAGGTCCTCACCCCTGCCGGGAACTGGTCCTCCTACCCGCCGCACAAGCATGATGAGGAGAAGGACGGCGAGACCTCCCTCGAAGAGATCTACTACTTCGAGACGCAGGCAGCCGCAGGATCAGGCGCCCCCTCCGACGCCGACGCCATCGGCTACCAGCGCGTCTACGCCTCGGACGAGCGCCCCATCGATGTTTCGGCGGAAGTGCGCACCGGCGACGTCGTCCTGGTTCCCTATGGCTGGCACGGTCCCGCCATGGCCGCGCCCGGCTACGACATGTACTACCTGAATGTCATGGCCGGCCCCGGCCCCGTGCGGGAGTGGCTGATCAGCGACGATCCGCACCACGGCTGGGTGCGGCAGACCTGGGAGAGCCAGAACATCGACCCGCGGCTGCCGTTCGGCTCGTAA
- a CDS encoding GntR family transcriptional regulator, with amino-acid sequence MANNLGLSIDRSSPVPLYHQVVQGIEAAIYSGVLEPGSRLDNEIDLAAQLNLSRPTMRKAMDELVRSGLLVRKRGVGTQVVSSQVRRPLELSSLYDDLTNNGKKPTTEVLSFSHLEADDPTLATLQLPAGSKVYHFTRLRKVGGKPLALMENWVRDDIAEMDEAMLGAEGLYSILRRGGVNFRLATQRIGAMTANDYQASMLDTPAGSALVTMERTAVDDTGRRVETGHHVYRADSYSFEMTLVQR; translated from the coding sequence GTGGCGAACAACCTGGGACTCAGCATCGACCGCTCCTCCCCCGTGCCGTTGTACCATCAGGTGGTTCAGGGCATCGAGGCTGCGATCTACAGTGGCGTGCTTGAACCGGGCAGCCGGCTGGACAACGAAATCGACCTTGCCGCCCAGCTGAACCTTTCCCGGCCCACCATGCGCAAGGCCATGGACGAGCTGGTCCGCTCCGGCCTGCTGGTGCGCAAACGGGGCGTGGGAACGCAGGTGGTCTCCAGCCAGGTGCGCCGGCCACTCGAACTGTCCAGCCTCTACGACGACCTCACCAACAACGGCAAGAAACCCACCACGGAAGTCCTGAGCTTCTCGCACCTGGAAGCGGACGACCCCACGCTGGCCACGCTCCAGCTTCCCGCGGGCTCCAAGGTGTACCACTTCACTCGACTGCGGAAAGTGGGCGGCAAACCGCTCGCCCTGATGGAGAACTGGGTTCGCGACGACATCGCCGAGATGGACGAGGCGATGCTGGGTGCCGAGGGCCTGTACTCGATCCTCCGCCGCGGCGGCGTGAACTTCCGGCTGGCCACGCAACGCATCGGCGCCATGACGGCCAATGACTACCAGGCCTCCATGCTGGACACCCCGGCAGGATCGGCGCTGGTCACCATGGAACGCACCGCCGTGGACGATACCGGGCGCCGGGTGGAAACGGGCCACCATGTGTACCGCGCCGATTCCTACAGCTTTGAAATGACACTCGTACAGCGATAA